The following are encoded together in the Chanodichthys erythropterus isolate Z2021 chromosome 16, ASM2448905v1, whole genome shotgun sequence genome:
- the si:ch211-207d6.2 gene encoding sickle tail protein homolog isoform X3, with translation MQSYNMDHKKEAFLEHLKQKYPHHASVIMGHQERLRDQIRSSGHSVTPQSAVGEPGEHLSLASLESLEAMSEAEAPSAFTRGSRSRASLPVVKSTNQTKDRSLGFLYLQYGEETKQIRMPNEVTSADTIRALFVSAFPQHLTMKTLESPSVAIYIKDDIRNMYYELTDVRNITSQSCLKVYHKDPAQAFNHNARANNGDIRITRERLYSSRQQPGGQSPVHTLPHSPIHSVQGSMSPPTPRSMPSSPSRIPFGHSVAMPGGTTLPRDRLSSVPPSRSITPCPSAILERRDVKPDEDLSSKSIPMYSEAYSSPEARHSLASSQGSHSGDIPDGAAYIQHRSSVKPVGAYADGQDLQHSLYRQKSRKYSESQLASMGSKTPPASPHRVSEVRMIDMLPGQNSPMPSQGVAVERASPVRRSIRKDSNGAMEVATRVRGNVASPVFADLPPSHGERPYMAAGDPQSERIKAMEQQIASLTGLVQHALMKGPNTSAKETSSDKPVKVGSLAQNDGVCTVTSSKDPDVDSPSAQVQLPVRDPAICSILSTFKRNVSDLRLQLHQLKQMQLQNQDAMRLMLRQAEQEISEKVSGTVLHLEDPVHRQRVQVEEERHSYLGMEEHVLVQLGELENYVEMLKKESTSAMSLRPVTLKDVEEGAVNLRKVGEALATLKGEFPALQMKMRGVLRVEVEAVRFLKEEPHKMDSMLKRVKALTDTLSGLRRYATESHNHTSDPVQMKALPTDSVSFVEEYRSPKPVCESPTPQPRSPAKVNCSEPVPSSPVTVHRIQTAPISTHHPSPPLTPTHGRDSPTVAKISPRSRENSPALQKRAAPQGQEAVLVTSAISTTGSSSPPLQAEEIAVNTSRPMPEEVSKRAVAEDTVHSAGPEAEKEMERILQQTQASLMKAIPDLEVSSQVDGALSQTPILPDEVDSPLPVSPLPEAAPQDGPLADKPVQTSLERPQKPTIGKPHRASVDRVKPNPEMTSKSPPPPPPRRFYPSGTGLTTGRSGEVIYTTRKESTSAQEDEEEAPQPKPLRVPPEVKPKPRTPPVNTSTLQDEEDEGDKIMAELQVFQKCTIKDLQPRYIVNLTTRESSDREMEPGLSLSYHTKTTTRLSEEGALSESRENSASPGSPGVMYYITGTSKTSNEGPYRPDDLKEPKEATFSTSKVAPVNASDLSQQQKLLISDDLSVISLQSKQSVKEVQSKLNNIHQVSSGYSLTNSPEVGKELKTESVLKSLKQVVPPPSEKVSPVEKLEQQILHTSSEQVAPVLDKSKKHGCRSTTVQVTLVSKSPQSAVPQNLSPIHQPNTDASCSTQLNDHENGQEVTKRSSRGPVRYTEEASLSPDLPGEEGPPPPNNIAFRITKNKVQALSTGEYQQLVNSKGTDVQTLKVGSEPTVSAPEDSGYDKKPVIIIFDEPMDICQAYKRLSTIFECEEELERVLSEERIDEENEEEAEAEANSSEVGQITPKNNVDQCRTENRVNSQRSSSSAVPLQQQSSFESSALDVEEGDKTESSKDVKKKFKFKFPKKQLAAIGQALRTGTKTGKKTLQVVVYEDEEEPDGTVTELKEAKRFEIKAHADSDSTTLRSLSQNQTGTSQSTKDRTKELRKTTYETLDSLEQTIKQLESTISGIGPTVVSEVTRKEELKAKRMASHAEPGEGSPTKKPAPLKPKPLKSSLQKRPKTQSRSSSSTSTSSSSSNSKQDSGDSPASSRISSPKSRQQPGSVEKPGKPQKLQDSQRQFRQANGSAMKAGGNSKHAFLALPASKIPAFIPSSWKPSSTHAPCSNTSRLTNRTSSSSSKSSIPCLSLSWPSCRPVSPSQSHGPSQCSEGQNLTLPPQTQNGQSCSFSYSSSSSSYSSSSSSVSPNSTSSSSSPPSPSLLSPTAMCRGSRAVHMSNFCNRRSLKASSGQAAITPASFTGDMT, from the exons ATGCAGTCCTACAACATGGACCATAAGAAAGAGGCCTTTCTTGAGCATTTGAAACAGAAGTATCCCCATCACGCTTCTGTCATCATGGGGCACCAGGAAAGACTCAGAGACCAG ATCAGGAGTTCTGGGCACAGTGTAACCCCTCAGTCTGCTGTAGGGGAGCCAGGGGAGCATCTCTCTTTGGCCTCCCTTGAGTCTTTGGAGGCCATGTCAGAGGCAGAAGCCCCCTCCGCCTTCACCCGAGGCAGCCGCTCCCGAGCGAGCCTCCCCGTGGTCAAGTCAACTAACCAGACCAAGGACAGGTCATTAG GTTTCCTCTACCTACAGTATGGAGAAGAGACAAAACAGATCCGAATGCCCAACGAGGTGACCAGTGCAGACACCATCAGGGCCCTGTTTGTCAGTGCCTTCCCTCAGCATCTCACCATGAAGACACTGGAGTCCCCCAGCGTGGCTATATACATCAAAGATGACATCAGGAATATGTACTATGAGTTGACCGATGTCAG GAACATCACTTCACAGTCTTGCCTGAAGGTGTATCATAAAGACCCAGCCCAGGCCTTCAATCACAATGCAAGAGCCAATAATGGAGATATTAGG ATCACAAGAGAGAGACTCTATAGCAGCAGACAGCAGCCAGGAGGCCAAAGCCCAGTGCACACTCTGCCTCACAGTCCCATACATTCAGTACAGGGCTCCATGTCTCCTCCTACACCTCGCTCCATGCCCTCCTCCCCTTCCAGGATCCCTTTTGGTCACTCTGTTGCCATGCCCGGTGGCACCACCTTACCCAGGGACCGTCTGTCCAGCGTACCCCCCAGTCGCTCCATCACACCCTGCCCCAGTGCCATCCTGGAGCGACGGGACGTAAAACCAGATGAGGATCTGAGCAGCAAGAGCATTCCTATGTATTCAGAAGCATATAGTTCGCCTGAGGCCAGACACAGCCTCGCCTCATCTCAAGGCAGCCATAGTGGAGACATCCCAGATGGGGCGGCATACATCCAGCACCGCTCCTCTGTCAAGCCTGTCGGCGCATATGCCGATGGCCAGGACCTGCAGCACTCCCTCTACAGACAGAAATCACGCAAGTACAGCGAAAGTCAGCTCGCCTCGATGGGCTCCAAAACTCCACCTGCTTCCCCTCACAGGGTCAGTGAGGTCAGAATGATTGACATGCTCCCAGGCCAGAACTCCCCCATGCCCTCACAGGGTGTGGCAGTGGAAAGGGCGTCACCTGTTCGAAGATCTATCCGCAAGGACAGTAATGGAGCCATGGAGGTGGCGACCAGGGTGAGAGGCAACGTTGCCTCCCCTGTTTTTGCCGACCTTCCGCCCAGTCATGGAGAGAGGCCGTACATGGCTGCTGGAGATCCTCAGAG TGAAAGAATAAAGGCTATGGAGCAGCAGATAGCCAGTCTTACTGGTCTTGTTCAGCATGCTCTGATGAAAGGGCCAAATACAAGTGCCAAAGAGACTTCCAG TGACAAACCAGTAAAAGTGGGTTCTCTGGCACAGAATGATG GCGTCTGCACTGTAACATCATCTAAGGACCCAGATGTAGATAGTCCTTCAGCACAGGTTCAGCTTCCTGTCAGAGACCCTGCTATATGCTCAATCCTCTCCACCTTCAAGAGAAACGTCTCTGACCTCAGGCTGCAGCTCCACCAACTCAAACAAATGCAG CTACAAAACCAGGATGCCATGAGGCTGATGCTGCGACAGGCAGAGCAGGAGATCTCCGAGAAGGTTTCAGGAACTGTGCTGCACCTCGAGGACCCTGTTCATAGACAAAGAGTCCAGGTGGAAGAAGAAAGACACAGTTATCTGGGCATGGAGGAGCATGTTCTCGTGCAGCTCGG AGAGCTGGAGAACTATGTGGAGATGCTCAAGAAAGAATCCACGTCTGCCATGAGCCTTCGGCCAGTCACTCTGAAGGATGTGGAGGAAGGGGCAGTCAACTTACGGAAAGTAGGAGAAGCTTTGGCCACACTCAAAG GAGAGTTCCCAGCCCTGCAGATGAAAATGCGTGGCGTGTTGCGGGTGGAGGTGGAGGCAGTGCGCTTCCTGAAGGAGGAGCCTCACAAAATGGACAGCATGCTGAAGAGAGTCAAAGCTCTGACTGACACTCTCAGTGGACTGAGAAG ATATGCCACCGAGAGCCACAACCATACTTCTGACCCAGTCCAAATGAAGGCATTGCCTACTGATTCAGTTTCCTTTGTGGAGGAGTACAGATCTCCAAAACCTGTTTGCGAGTCCCCCACCCCACAACCAAGATCACCTGCCAAAGTCAACTGCTCGGAGCCCGTGCCATCTTCTCCTGTAACTGTGCACCGCATTCAGACTGCTCCCATCAGCACACACCACCCCAGTCCCCCCCTCACACCCACCCATGGCAGGGACTCCCCCACTGTGGCGAAGATCAGTCCCAGAAGCAGAGAAAACAGCCCTGCCCTGCAAAAGAGAGCAGCTCCGCAGGGCCAGGAAGCCGTGCTAGTAACCTCTGCCATCAGCACAACTGGATCCTCCTCACCTCCACTTCAAGCGGAGGAGATCGCTGTAAACACAAGCAGGCCCATGCCTGAAGAG GTTTCAAAACGGGCAGTAGCAGAGGACACGGTTCACTCTGCTGGACCAGAAGCGGAAAAGGAAATGGAAAGGATCCTCCAGCAGACCCAGGCCAGCCTTATGAAGGCCATACCTGACCTGGAGGTGAGCAGCCAGGTGGACGGCGCCCTTTCGCAGACACCCATCTTGCCGGATGAGGTGGACTCTCCACTTCCTGTGTCTCCACTCCCTG AAGCTGCACCACAGGATGGACCCCTAGCAGATAAACCAGTCCAGACCAGTTTGGAGAGGCCACAGAAGCCAACCATAGGAAAGCCCCACAGGGCCAGTGTTGACAGAGTGAAGCCCAACCCTGAGATGACCAGCAAATCAcctccccctccccctccacGCAGATTCTACCCCTCTGGAACTGGACTCACCACTGGACGGTCAGGAGAGGTTATCTACACCACTCGGAAAGAGTCCACTAGTGCTCAG GAGGATGAAGAGGAGGCCCCGCAGCCCAAACCCTTGCGTGTGCCCCCAGAGGTCAAGCCCAAGCCCCGCACCCCTCCTGTCAACACCTCCACCTTACAAGATGAAGAGGATGAAGGAGATAAGATCATGGCTGAGCTACAG GTTTTTCAGAAGTGCACTATTAAAGATTTACAGCCCAGATACATTGTCAATCTCACAACCCGTGAGTCCTCAGACCGTGAGATGGAGCCAGGGCTTTCCCTATCTTACCACACAAAG ACCACTACTCGTCTATCTGAAGAAGGAGCACTATCTGAAAGTAGGGAGAATAGTGCATCACCTGGTTCACCTGGG GTCATGTATTATATCACCGGAACTTCAAAGACATCAAATGAGGGCCCCTATAGGCCAGATGACCTAAAGGAGCCCAAGGAAGCTACATTTTCTACTTCAAAGGTTGCACCTGTGAATGCTTCTGACCTTTCCCAGCAGCAAAAATTGTTAATATCAGATGACTTATCTGTAATTTCACTTCAGTCAAAACAATCAGTCAAAGAGGTCCAAAGCAAGCTAAACAATATTCATCAGGTTTCATCTGGTTACTCTTTAACAAACAGCCCTGAAGTTGGAAAAGAGCTTAAGACTGAATCTGTTCTAAAGTCCCTAAAGCAGGTAGTTCCCCCACCCTCTGAGAAAGTTTCACCTGTTGAGAAGTTAGAGCAGCAGATACTACATACGTCCTCTGAGCAAGTCGCACCTGTTTTGGATAAGTCAAAAAAGCACGGATGTCGCTCAACCACTGTTCAAGTTACACTTGTTAGTAAAAGTCCTCAGAGTGCTGTACCTCAAAATCTCTCACCGATCCATCAGCCAAACACTGATGCCTCATGTTCAACACAGCTGAATGACCATGAGAATGGCCAGGAAGTGACAAAGAGATCATCTAGAGGTCCAGTCAGATATACTGAGGAGGCCAGTCTAAGTCCAGACCTCCCAGGAGAAGAAGGTCCTCCTCCACCAAATAACATTGCCTTTAGGATAACTAAAAACAAGGTACAGGCTCTGTCGACAGGAGAATACCAACAGCTGGTAAACAGCAAGGGAACGGATGTCCAGACTCTTAAAGTGGGCTCAGAACCAACCGTATCTGCCCCAGAGGACTCTGGATACGACAAGAAGCCGGTTATCATAATTTTTGACGAGCCGATGGATATCTGTCAGGCCTACAAACGACTGTCCACCATTTTTGAGTGTGAAGAAGAGCTGGAGAGGGTTCTGTCTGAGGAGAGGATCGATGAAGAGAATGAGGAGGAGGCGGAAGCGGAAGCCAACTCGAGTGAGGTTGGTCAGATAACACCTAAAAATAATGTAGATCAGTGCAGAACTGAGAACAGGGTGAACAGTCAGAGAAGTAGTAGCTCTGCAGTGCCTTTACAACAGCAGAGTTCCTTTGAGAGTTCTGCTCTTGACGTTGAGGAAGGAGACAAGACAGAATCTTCTAAAGATGTGAAAAAGAAATTCAAGTTTAAGTTCCCCAAGAAGCAGCTTGCAGCTATTGGCCAGGCTCTTCGTACGGGGACAAAAACTGGCAAAAAGACACTGCAGGTAGTTGTCTACGAGGATGAAGAGGAACCAGATGGAACTGTGACTGAGCTCAAAGAAGCTAAAAGATTTGAGATCAAGGCCCACGCAGACTCTGATTCTACCACCCTAAGGTCTTTATCACAAAACCAGACTGGTACATCACAGAGCACCAAAGACAGAACCAAGGAACTCCGTAAGACTACGTATGAAACGTTAGACAGCCTTGAGCAGACCATTAAGCAGCTAGAAAGTACCATAAGTGGCATTGGGCCTACAGTGGTTTCCGAAGTCACCCGCAAGGAAGAGTTGAAAGCAAAGAGAATGGCCAGTCATGCAGAACCGGGGGAGGGCAGTCCCACAAAAAAGCCAGCACCACTGAAGCCCAAACCCCTGAAGTCATCACTGCAAAAGAGACCCAAAACACAGTCTCGATCCTCCTCAAGCACGTCCACCTCCTCCAGTTCCTCCAACAGTAAACAG GATTCTGGTGACTCTCCTGCTTCGAGTCGGATTTCCTCTCCCAAGTCCCGCCAGCAGCCAGGGAGTGTGGAAAAACCCGGAAAGCCCCAAAAGCTCCAGGACTCCCAGAGGCAATTCCGACAG